From Rhinopithecus roxellana isolate Shanxi Qingling chromosome 17, ASM756505v1, whole genome shotgun sequence, one genomic window encodes:
- the IL1RN gene encoding interleukin-1 receptor antagonist protein isoform X1, with protein MEICRGLGSHLICLLLFLFHSETVGRPSGRKPSKMQAFRIWDVNQKTFYLRNNQLVAGYLQGPNVNLEEKIDVVPIEPHALFLGIHGGKMCLSCVKSGDETRLQLEAVNITDLSKNRKQDKRFAFVRSDSGPTTSFESAACPGWFLCTAMEADQPVSLTNMPDEGVMVTKFYFQEDE; from the exons ATGGAAATCTGCAGGGGCCTCGGCAGTCACCTAatctgtctcctcctcttcctgttccATTCAGAGACGGTCGGCCGGCCCTCTGGGAGAAAACCCAGCAAGATGCAAGCCTTCAG aatCTGGGATGTTAACCAGAAGACCTTCTACCTGAGGAACAACCAACTAGTTGCTGGATACTTGCAAGGACCAAATGTCAATTTAGAAG AAAAGATAGATGTGGTACCCATTGAGCCCCATGCTCTGTTCTTGGGAATCCATGGAGGGAAGATGTGCCTGTCCTGTGTCAAGTCTGGTGATGAGACCAGACTCCAGCTGGAG GCAGTTAACATCACTGACCtgagcaagaacagaaaacaggaCAAGCGCTTCGCCTTCGTCCGCTCAGACAGCGGCCCCACCACCAGTTTTGAGTCTGCCGCCTGCCCGGGCTGGTTCCTCTGCACAGCAATGGAAGCAGACCAGCCCGTCAGCCTCACCAATATGCCCGACGAGGGTGTCATGGTCACCAAATTCTACTTCCAGGAAGATGAGTAG
- the IL1RN gene encoding interleukin-1 receptor antagonist protein isoform X2, protein MALETVGRPSGRKPSKMQAFRIWDVNQKTFYLRNNQLVAGYLQGPNVNLEEKIDVVPIEPHALFLGIHGGKMCLSCVKSGDETRLQLEAVNITDLSKNRKQDKRFAFVRSDSGPTTSFESAACPGWFLCTAMEADQPVSLTNMPDEGVMVTKFYFQEDE, encoded by the exons AGACGGTCGGCCGGCCCTCTGGGAGAAAACCCAGCAAGATGCAAGCCTTCAG aatCTGGGATGTTAACCAGAAGACCTTCTACCTGAGGAACAACCAACTAGTTGCTGGATACTTGCAAGGACCAAATGTCAATTTAGAAG AAAAGATAGATGTGGTACCCATTGAGCCCCATGCTCTGTTCTTGGGAATCCATGGAGGGAAGATGTGCCTGTCCTGTGTCAAGTCTGGTGATGAGACCAGACTCCAGCTGGAG GCAGTTAACATCACTGACCtgagcaagaacagaaaacaggaCAAGCGCTTCGCCTTCGTCCGCTCAGACAGCGGCCCCACCACCAGTTTTGAGTCTGCCGCCTGCCCGGGCTGGTTCCTCTGCACAGCAATGGAAGCAGACCAGCCCGTCAGCCTCACCAATATGCCCGACGAGGGTGTCATGGTCACCAAATTCTACTTCCAGGAAGATGAGTAG
- the IL1RN gene encoding interleukin-1 receptor antagonist protein isoform X3: protein MQAFRIWDVNQKTFYLRNNQLVAGYLQGPNVNLEEKIDVVPIEPHALFLGIHGGKMCLSCVKSGDETRLQLEAVNITDLSKNRKQDKRFAFVRSDSGPTTSFESAACPGWFLCTAMEADQPVSLTNMPDEGVMVTKFYFQEDE from the exons ATGCAAGCCTTCAG aatCTGGGATGTTAACCAGAAGACCTTCTACCTGAGGAACAACCAACTAGTTGCTGGATACTTGCAAGGACCAAATGTCAATTTAGAAG AAAAGATAGATGTGGTACCCATTGAGCCCCATGCTCTGTTCTTGGGAATCCATGGAGGGAAGATGTGCCTGTCCTGTGTCAAGTCTGGTGATGAGACCAGACTCCAGCTGGAG GCAGTTAACATCACTGACCtgagcaagaacagaaaacaggaCAAGCGCTTCGCCTTCGTCCGCTCAGACAGCGGCCCCACCACCAGTTTTGAGTCTGCCGCCTGCCCGGGCTGGTTCCTCTGCACAGCAATGGAAGCAGACCAGCCCGTCAGCCTCACCAATATGCCCGACGAGGGTGTCATGGTCACCAAATTCTACTTCCAGGAAGATGAGTAG